The following are encoded in a window of Drosophila simulans strain w501 chromosome 3L, Prin_Dsim_3.1, whole genome shotgun sequence genomic DNA:
- the LOC6736768 gene encoding peroxisomal membrane protein PMP34 has product MVAPSKLSQVLSYQNFVHAVSGAAGGCIAMSTFYPLDTVRSRLQLEEAGEVRSTRQVIKEIVLGEGFQSLYRGLGPVLQSLCISNFVYFYTFHALKAVASGGSPSQHSALKDLLLGSIAGIINVLTTTPFWVVNTRLRMRNVAGTSDEVNKHYKNLLEGLKYVAQKEGIAGLWSGTLPSLMLVSNPALQFMMYEMLKRNIMRFTGGEMGSLSFFFIGAIAKAFATVLTYPLQLVQTKQRHRSKESDSKPSTSAGSKPRTESTLELMISILQHQGIRGLFRGLEAKILQTVLTAALMFMAYEKIAGTVVMLLKRN; this is encoded by the exons ATGGTGGCCCCCTCGAAACTCAGCCAGGTGCTTAGCTACCAGAACTTTGTGCATGCCGTATCCGGAGCTGCG GGCGGCTGCATCGCCATGAGCACCTTCTATCCACTGGACACGGTGCGTTCCCGCCTGCAAC TGGAAGAAGCCGGCGAGGTGCGGAGTACCAGGCAGGTGATCAAGGAGATTGTGCTGGGCGAGGGATTCCAGTCCCTGTACCGAGGTCTTGGTCCTGTCCTGCAGAGCCTGTGCATTTCGAACTTTGTCTACTTCTACACATTCCATGCGCTCAAGGCGGTGGCATCGGGAGGCTCGCCATCCCAGCACAGCGCTCTCAAGGATCTGCTCCTGGGCAGCATTGCCGGCATCATCAATGTGCTCACCACTACACCCTTTTGGGTGGTCAACACGCgactgcgcatgcgcaacgtGGCCGGAACCTCGGACGAGGTGAACAAGCACTACAAGAACCTGCTGGAGGGTCTCAAGTACGTGGCCCAAAAGGAGGGCATCGCCGGTCTGTGGTCGGGCACACTACCCTCCCTGATGCTGGTCTCTAATCCCGCGCTGCAGTTCATGATGTACGAGATGCTTAAGCGCAACATTATGCGCTTCACCGGCGGTGAGATGGGCAGCCTGAGCTTCTTCTTTATTGGTGCCATTGCCAAGGCCTTCGCCACGGTGCTGACCTATCCGCTTCAGTTGGTCCAGACCAAGCAGCGTCATCGCAGCAAGGAGTCGGACTCGAAGCCGTCCACTTCGGCGGGATCCAAGCCCCGCACCGAGAGCACACTGGAGCTGATGATCAGCATACTGCAGCACCAGGGCATTCGTGGACTGTTCCGCGGTCTGGAGGCCAAGATCCTGCAAACCGTGCTCACGGCAGCCCTGATGTTCATGGCCTACGAAAAGATAGCCGGCACCGTGGTCATGCTGCTCAAGCGCAACTGA
- the LOC6736769 gene encoding THUMP domain-containing protein 1 homolog, with product MEPASKKSKMSKNVKFNNNKKKYFHARRELLQPGQRGFFATCNINEKACVRECYNLLNHYADILYGSEKPENEPEKEQPEEGAAGDAGEDVPKPAAGGTSDDDDDLEAAAAKCREMLSHRKMRFQNVDTKTTNCVFIRTELEDPVALGKHIINDIATTGKSMSRFVLRLVPIEAVCRANMTDIITAAGYLFDKHFLKEPTSYSIIFNHRYNQQIKRDEIITQLAELVNSKNVGNKVDLKKAKKSIIVEVLRGSCLLSVIDNYLECKKFNLAELANPSDKKSAGEGDSKSETSEVANGNDKEQVESSEKSQSNDDENKDSTENDK from the coding sequence ATGGAACCCGCatcaaaaaaatcgaaaatgagTAAAAACGTGAAgtttaacaacaacaagaaaaagtATTTCCACGCCAGGAGGGAGCTGCTCCAACCTGGCCAACGTGGATTCTTCGCCACGTGCAACATCAACGAGAAGGCATGTGTTCGCGAATGCTACAATTTGTTGAACCACTATGCTGACATACTTTACGGTTCGGAAAAGCCAGAGAATGAGCCGGAAAAGGAGCAACCAGAGGAAGGAGCAGCTGGTGATGCGGGAGAGGATGTACCGAAGCCAGCGGCAGGAGGCACCagtgatgacgacgacgacttgGAAGCAGCTGCCGCCAAATGCCGCGAGATGCTTTCGCATCGCAAGATGCGATTCCAGAATGTAGACACCAAAACCACCAACTGCGTGTTCATTCGCACCGAACTGGAGGATCCGGTGGCCCTGGGTAAACACATCATCAACGACATAGCGACCACCGGCAAGTCCATGTCCCGATTTGTCCTACGCCTGGTACCCATCGAAGCCGTCTGCCGCGCCAACATGACGGACATCATCACGGCCGCCGGATACCTCTTCGACAAGCACTTCCTCAAGGAGCCCACCAGCTATAGCATCATCTTCAATCATCGCTATAATCAGCAGATCAAGCGCGACGAAATCATCACCCAACTGGCCGAGCTGGTCAACTCCAAGAACGTGGGCAACAAGGTGGACCTGAAGAAGGCCAAGAAATCCATCATCGTGGAGGTCTTGAGGGGCTCGTGCCTGCTTAGCGTGATCGACAACTATCTGGAGTGCAAAAAGTTCAATCTGGCCGAACTGGCCAATCCTAGCGATAAAAAATCTGCCGGCGAAGGAGATTCCAAGTCGGAGACTTCAGAGGTCGCCAATGGCAACGATAAGGAGCAAGTTGAATCTTCAGAAAAGTCCCAGTCTAATGACGATGAGAATAAGGACTCTACTGAGAAtgacaaataa